The genomic segment GTAGCCACTCTCGTCCAAGTCGCAGACAACGTCGAAGCGGTGGCCGCTGGTCATGAGCACGATGTCCACGTAGGACTTCATGTTCTCGATCTCGTCGCGCACGGAGATCATATTATCCCCGCGATTAAGCGCCGTCCGGTAAAATTTGGATAGGCTCGTGACCATCCGGCTGAGCTCGAGGTCGTCGCTTTTCACGGCTTTCCAGTTGATGAAGCTGAGCGTGTTGTAAAGGAAATGCGGCGTAATCTGCGACTTCAAGGCGCTCAGCTCGGCTTCCTTCTGCTTGATCTTATTTTTGTAGCCTTCGTTGATCAGCTCGTTGATCCGCTGCAGCATATTGCCGAACCTTCGCGTCAGCTCGCCGATCTCGTCCATCGACGTGCTCTTGATTCTCAGCTCGAGCTCTCCTTCTTCGACGCGCCGCATCCAGTTGTTCAGCTTGTAAATCTGCCGGATCATCGATTTGGCGAACACCGCGATGATGACGATCAGGATGAGCAGGCAAAGTCCCGCGACGATAAGCGTAGCCCGGACGATGCTGCCCGAATGCTGGGCCAGGTTGCGATAGGGAACGAGGCAATACAGCAGCCAGTCGGTCGCGGCAACGGGCTGCTTGATCAGGATCATATCGGTTCCGCCGATTTTCAGATGGCCCTCGGGTCTATCGACGATGCCGGCGAGCGTGCGCGTCATCTGTTCGTCCATGGTCTGATTGGCGTAGACCGTCGCTCCCGAGGCATCCACGAGGAACACCCACTGGTCCTTCATCGCGTCGGGCAGACTTGCGAACAAATTGCGATTGTTGACGCGGATGTAGAGGACATTGTCGTCGCCGGCGCTTCCTGCCGCGCCGTCCGCATTGCTGGTCGGGCGCAGCTTCGGGAAGCGGCTCGCGAGGAACAGCTGGTTCGGGTCGTGGAACCACTGCGGCCGATTGCCGTTCCGCAGCGCCGCATACCACGGCATGTCTTCGATGCGTTCGATCCGATTGATGTAGTCGCCGTACTCGGGCATCTGATTCTCGGTGTAGATAGTGAGCTGCAGCGTGTCCTTGTTCAAGTTAAGCAGCATGTTCAAATACGGGTTCAGAAACTCCGTCAAGTCATCGTACAAATTGAACAGGTCCAGATAACGTTTGGACAGAATCTTTTGAATGATATCGTTGTAAAGCACCAGGCTGGCCATCGTTTCGTACCGGTCCATGTTGGCGCGGATGCTTTCCGCGAAGATGCCCGCGCTGCTGCGGAAGTCGCCCATCGCCTGGTCGTTCAGGAAATGCTTCGACTGATTATAGGAATACGTCCCGAGAAACAAAATGGGGATCAAGCTGATAAACAAGTAGGATAGCACTAGCTTCTGCCTGAACCTCAGCCGATTGATCGCATGCCGGATTGCGGCGATCATGCCCGGCCTTCCTCTCGGATTTGCGTGGGCGTTTTGCCGAAATAGTTTTTGAGCAGCGAGCAAAAATACGGATAGTTGGCATAGCCCACTTCGGCGCCGATCTCGACGATTTTGCGGTTGGTTTCTTGCAGCAGCTTTCTGGCCTTCTCCAGCCGGTGCATCGTCAAATACTTGATCAGGCTCACGCCGGTCTGCTTGGCGAACAAGTGGCTTAAGTAGCTCGGCGTCAGAAAGAC from the Cohnella hashimotonis genome contains:
- a CDS encoding sensor histidine kinase, giving the protein MIAAIRHAINRLRFRQKLVLSYLFISLIPILFLGTYSYNQSKHFLNDQAMGDFRSSAGIFAESIRANMDRYETMASLVLYNDIIQKILSKRYLDLFNLYDDLTEFLNPYLNMLLNLNKDTLQLTIYTENQMPEYGDYINRIERIEDMPWYAALRNGNRPQWFHDPNQLFLASRFPKLRPTSNADGAAGSAGDDNVLYIRVNNRNLFASLPDAMKDQWVFLVDASGATVYANQTMDEQMTRTLAGIVDRPEGHLKIGGTDMILIKQPVAATDWLLYCLVPYRNLAQHSGSIVRATLIVAGLCLLILIVIIAVFAKSMIRQIYKLNNWMRRVEEGELELRIKSTSMDEIGELTRRFGNMLQRINELINEGYKNKIKQKEAELSALKSQITPHFLYNTLSFINWKAVKSDDLELSRMVTSLSKFYRTALNRGDNMISVRDEIENMKSYVDIVLMTSGHRFDVVCDLDESGYEYGAINLILQPLVENAVKHGINKKTDGKGLLEISLRVGEDTIEFSVGDNGPGIEPRPLSELLTKPTAGYGLKNVDERIKLMFGAEYGLLIESEIGRGTCMRVVIPKQAMRSDGPTS